The following DNA comes from Streptomyces pristinaespiralis.
TTCGTCGCGTACTCGATGCGCCGGCGTCACCCCGGCACCGCCTGACCCGCCACCCACGCGACGAGGCCGCCCCCACCGGTACGGCGGGGGCGGCCTCGGTGTCGCTGGAGGTCAGGCGAGCGGACCGGTGACCTTCTCCACGGCGGCGACGAGCCGTCCGTCCCGTACGAACGCGTCCGCCGCGGCCAGGTCCGGGGCGAGGAACCGGTCCGGGCCGGGGCCCTCGACCCCCGCCGCGCGCAGCGCCTCGATGGCGGCCCGCGAGGCCGGGGCCGGGGTGAGGTGGCGGCGCAGCTCTATGGCGCGGGTCGCCGCGTACAGCTCGACGGCGATGACGCGCGTCAGGTTGTCGACGGCGGTGCGCAGCTTGCGGGCGGCCGACCAGCCCATGGAGACGTGGTCCTCCTGCATGGCGGAGGACGGGATGGAGTCGGCGGAGGCGGGGACGGCGAGCCGCTTCAGCTCGCTGACCAGCGCGGCCTGCGTGTACTGGGCGATCATCAGGCCCGAGTCGACACCGGCGTCGTCGGCGAGGAACGGCGGCAGACCGTGGCTGCGGTTCTTGTCGAGGAGCCGGTCGGTGCGGCGCTCGGCGATGGAGCCGAGGTCGGCGGCGGCGATGGCCAGGAAGTCCAGGACGTAGGCGACGGGCGCGCCGTGGAAGTTGCCGTTGGACTCGACGCGGCCGTCGGGCAGGACCACCGGGTTGTCGACGGCGGAGGCGAGCTCGCGGTCGGCGACCAGGCGGGCGTGCGCCATGGTGTCCCGGCCGGCGCCGGCGACCTGCGGGGCGCAGCGGACCGAGTACGCGTCCTGGACGCGGGGGGCCTCCTCCTCCTGGAAGTGGCCGGTGAGGCCCGAGCCCTCGAGGACGGCGAGCATGTTGGCGGCGGCGGCGCCCTGGCCCGGGTGGGGGCGGATGGCGTGCAGCTCGGGGGCGAGGACCTTCTCGGTGCCGAGCAGTGCCTCGAGCGTCAGGGCTGCGGTGATGTCGGCCGACTTGTAGAGGCGGTCGAGGTCGGCGAGTGCCATGACCAGCATGCCGAGCATGCCGTCGGTGCCGTTCAGGAGGGCGAGGCCCTCCTTCTCACGGAGCTCGACGGGCGCGATGCCGTGCTCCGCGAGCAGTTCGCCGGCGGGGCGTACGGAGCCGTCGGGGCCCTCGGCGTCGCCTTCGCCCATGAGGGCCAGGGCGCAGTGGGACAGCGGCGCGAGGTCGCCCGAGCAGCCGAGGGAGCCGTACTCGTGGACCACGGGCGTGATGCCCGCGTTCAGCACGTCGGCCATGGTCCGGGCGA
Coding sequences within:
- the hutH gene encoding histidine ammonia-lyase translates to MQTVVVGTSGTTADDVIAVARHGARIELSDEAVAALAAARGIVDALAAKPEPVYGVSTGFGALATRHISPELRAQLQRNIVRSHAAGMGPRVEREVVRALMFLRLKTVCSGRTGVRPEVARTMADVLNAGITPVVHEYGSLGCSGDLAPLSHCALALMGEGDAEGPDGSVRPAGELLAEHGIAPVELREKEGLALLNGTDGMLGMLVMALADLDRLYKSADITAALTLEALLGTEKVLAPELHAIRPHPGQGAAAANMLAVLEGSGLTGHFQEEEAPRVQDAYSVRCAPQVAGAGRDTMAHARLVADRELASAVDNPVVLPDGRVESNGNFHGAPVAYVLDFLAIAAADLGSIAERRTDRLLDKNRSHGLPPFLADDAGVDSGLMIAQYTQAALVSELKRLAVPASADSIPSSAMQEDHVSMGWSAARKLRTAVDNLTRVIAVELYAATRAIELRRHLTPAPASRAAIEALRAAGVEGPGPDRFLAPDLAAADAFVRDGRLVAAVEKVTGPLA